The Syntrophorhabdaceae bacterium DNA window TTCAAAAAATTGATCCTGTCCGCATAAAAACCGGACAGCCTTTGGATGACTTCCGTTCCTATCATCTGTCTCTTCCTGTAATTTTCATTCCCGGGGGCCCTTCATTCCTCTGCTCACCTTTTTTCGAGCGTAGAATCGCCGGTCGGCGCCTGCGTGATTCCCGAGGGGCTCTTATAATATATGCATCGGTACTTCCCCTCGCCTTGTATTTCGACGATGGCTTTCACTGAAAGCCCCTGGTGTCCGCCGGCCTTGAACCCCGTCGATTCAATATCATATATGCTCGCTTCGCTTGCCACGGTCACACGGTCGGAGACCGCCCTGAACGCTTCTCCCAGCGAAGTCTTCACCTGCTCGATATCTTTGATCTCCCCTGCGGCGCGCAGCGTGATGATCTGGTCCGCCATTTCCGGCGTCATGTTGGGCAGCGCCTGGAGCAGCTCTTTCGACGCATAATTGAGGTTGATCTTATCCGCTCCCGATTTCGTATATACGGTAATCACATTGATGAGCCCAGGCGTAGTCCCGTTGCCGTAGAGGATCTCCGGGGTCATTCCCTTTATGAGCAAGAACTCTTCCACCGACTCGAATTTTCCGTTTCGCGCCTTGTACGGGTTGGGCAGGCTCATGTAATACTCGTTTTCCGCTCCGTGGAGCCGGTGATTATCGTCCGTATCCATCCAATCGAGGACGGAATCGACTATAATGTCCGCCTGTTCTTTCGGTATTTTTCTGTTCACGAGCAGGTTGTTCAATATTATAGCGGACGTGTCGGACAAAAGGTTGACATTGAGCTTTGCCGATTCGTCGAGGACGGAGTAGACATAATAGTCATTTCCCAGCTTGCCCGTATATTTCGTGCCGTCGAGCTTCACTACCTCGCTGCCTTCCAGGGTTGCAGGCTGGTTCTTATACCACCCCTTGTAGAACATCTCCATGACCGCCCTCTGCATCCCG harbors:
- a CDS encoding helix-hairpin-helix domain-containing protein, which codes for MAPESRNPGGAGAIFGSEKGVALLMVLWVMTILMVIALSFTFMTKSESQATLFFKEGAEKKFIAEAGMQRAVMEMFYKGWYKNQPATLEGSEVVKLDGTKYTGKLGNDYYVYSVLDESAKLNVNLLSDTSAIILNNLLVNRKIPKEQADIIVDSVLDWMDTDDNHRLHGAENEYYMSLPNPYKARNGKFESVEEFLLIKGMTPEILYGNGTTPGLINVITVYTKSGADKINLNYASKELLQALPNMTPEMADQIITLRAAGEIKDIEQVKTSLGEAFRAVSDRVTVASEASIYDIESTGFKAGGHQGLSVKAIVEIQGEGKYRCIYYKSPSGITQAPTGDSTLEKR